Proteins encoded by one window of Candidatus Zixiibacteriota bacterium:
- a CDS encoding aminotransferase class IV has protein sequence MVKTTTTINGRLVPKREAIISVFDNSLQYAEGLFEMLLAVDDRPIFPRDHLRRLQRGSRVIGLELPVTPAQLERWMVKTLRAHPARIKKLRLTITAGESARWFGRPGRPQVILSAGPHRMPTVPFRLWVSDFRVDQNSILHRIKTLSYALHAAAFRQAHRRRCDDALLLNERDEVAEVTSANIFWVDRGTIYTPPLSSGCLDGVTRRIVLRECRRLKLPVAERPAFLRDLCAADEVFISSSTKLVIGVGGISGPGGGCTIPQGPVTGQLFRHFRKLVGLD, from the coding sequence ATGGTTAAGACGACCACCACGATTAACGGCCGACTGGTCCCCAAGCGGGAGGCCATAATCTCGGTCTTCGACAACTCGCTGCAGTACGCCGAGGGGCTGTTTGAGATGTTGCTGGCGGTGGACGATCGGCCAATTTTCCCCCGCGATCACCTCCGCCGCCTCCAGCGGGGATCGCGGGTTATCGGGCTCGAGCTGCCGGTCACACCGGCTCAGCTTGAGCGCTGGATGGTCAAGACGCTGCGGGCCCATCCGGCGCGCATCAAGAAACTCCGCCTGACCATCACCGCCGGCGAATCAGCCCGCTGGTTCGGCCGGCCCGGCCGGCCGCAGGTGATCCTCTCGGCCGGTCCGCACCGGATGCCGACCGTCCCGTTCCGTCTCTGGGTCTCCGATTTCCGAGTCGACCAAAATTCGATCCTCCACAGGATCAAGACGCTCTCCTACGCACTCCACGCCGCCGCCTTCCGCCAGGCGCACCGTCGGCGGTGCGACGACGCCCTCCTGCTCAACGAGCGCGACGAAGTTGCCGAGGTCACTTCGGCCAACATCTTCTGGGTCGACCGCGGAACCATCTACACGCCGCCGCTCTCGTCAGGCTGTCTCGACGGCGTCACGCGCCGCATCGTGCTGCGCGAATGCCGCCGCCTGAAACTCCCCGTCGCCGAGCGACCCGCCTTCCTGAGAGACCTCTGCGCCGCCGACGAGGTCTTCATTTCCAGTTCCACCAAGCTCGTGATCGGGGTCGGCGGCATCAGCGGGCCGGGCGGCGGCTGCACAATCCCCCAGGGACCCGTCACCGGGCAGCTCTTCCGTCACTTCCGCAAACTGGTCGGCCTTGACTGA
- a CDS encoding creatininase family protein translates to MERRLQRLSWLRIRELVPAEIDTAVLPVGTVEAHGAACLGTDIYIPEDIAGHIAERLNALVAPTVTYGITKSLLRYNGGATVRPETFGAYVRDVLDSLAAAGFRHVIVINGHGGNNAVLKDVAYAFHAERRANIAVIHWWQLCADMTENFFGHIGGHAGTDETAYIWAMDPALADRERYDPDLAYTFNPGADVYPVPGTILLYKAGEGYPEFDDRRAKEYREKVIDAVGEFAAMVLGRWRKFGL, encoded by the coding sequence GTGGAACGACGCCTGCAGCGCCTGAGCTGGCTGCGCATCAGGGAACTGGTGCCGGCGGAGATTGACACGGCCGTGCTGCCGGTGGGGACGGTGGAGGCGCACGGCGCGGCCTGCCTCGGCACCGATATCTACATCCCCGAGGACATCGCCGGCCATATCGCCGAGCGCCTCAACGCACTGGTGGCGCCGACGGTCACTTACGGCATTACGAAGTCCCTCCTGCGCTACAACGGCGGCGCAACCGTCCGCCCGGAGACCTTCGGCGCCTACGTTCGCGACGTGCTCGACTCGCTGGCCGCCGCCGGCTTCCGCCACGTCATCGTCATCAACGGCCACGGCGGCAATAACGCCGTCCTGAAAGACGTCGCGTACGCCTTCCACGCCGAGCGCCGGGCGAACATCGCGGTCATCCACTGGTGGCAGCTGTGCGCGGATATGACCGAGAATTTCTTTGGCCACATCGGCGGGCACGCCGGGACCGACGAGACGGCGTACATCTGGGCGATGGATCCCGCCCTGGCCGACCGGGAGCGGTACGATCCGGATCTCGCCTACACGTTTAATCCGGGGGCCGATGTCTACCCGGTGCCGGGGACCATCCTCCTGTACAAGGCGGGGGAGGGGTACCCGGAGTTCGATGACCGGCGGGCGAAGGAATACCGGGAGAAAGTGATCGACGCGGTGGGGGAGTTCGCGGCGATGGTGCTCGGGCGGTGGCGAAAGTTCGGGCTGTAG
- a CDS encoding DUF2064 domain-containing protein, translating into MARTKKNDSVIAVCVQEPTEDGSQMELGAIQGDSLRFLHQAFITDTINHALDADVDVRLYYAELPERERLVGIITEYLRKKSSGKRATALKNRFQGVKLPMERWGLRIEKVFQDAFAAGYRHVLVIGSRTPTVKTDQMCRALRMLRESDAVFGPTPEGRYYVIGMSSEYRVKLSEFDWKSPSIYHDVSNAFTEQELRWAELEIWYCVEDPDELELMVRDINQFRFEGDELSARETELVIERLLSRME; encoded by the coding sequence ATGGCCCGGACAAAGAAGAACGATTCAGTCATCGCCGTGTGCGTCCAGGAGCCGACTGAAGACGGATCGCAGATGGAGCTCGGCGCCATCCAGGGCGATTCCCTGCGCTTTCTCCACCAGGCTTTCATTACCGACACGATCAACCACGCTCTCGATGCCGATGTCGACGTGCGCCTGTACTATGCCGAACTGCCGGAGCGCGAGCGATTGGTCGGGATCATAACGGAGTACCTCAGGAAGAAATCGAGCGGCAAGCGGGCGACCGCGCTGAAAAATCGGTTCCAGGGGGTGAAGCTGCCGATGGAGCGGTGGGGCCTGCGAATCGAGAAGGTGTTTCAGGACGCCTTCGCGGCCGGCTACAGGCACGTGCTCGTGATCGGCAGCCGGACCCCCACGGTCAAGACCGACCAGATGTGCCGCGCCCTGCGCATGCTGCGGGAGTCGGACGCCGTGTTCGGGCCCACCCCCGAGGGGCGATACTACGTGATCGGAATGTCGTCGGAGTACCGGGTGAAGCTGTCCGAGTTCGACTGGAAATCGCCGTCGATCTACCACGACGTGTCGAACGCGTTCACCGAGCAGGAGCTGCGCTGGGCGGAGCTGGAAATCTGGTACTGCGTCGAGGATCCCGACGAACTGGAACTCATGGTGCGGGACATCAACCAGTTTCGCTTCGAGGGAGACGAGCTGTCGGCCCGCGAGACGGAGCTGGTGATCGAGCGCCTGCTTTCGCGGATGGAGTGA